atgttaataaatactcTGCAAGTGACAGAATTGTGTGCTGCTTTCACTTTACAGTAACACTCagtaaaaggttttttttttttttttttttttttacacttcacAGTAAGGTTCACAATCAATTGCtgaaagataaataaaaattcacaGTGAAGGGGGACCCAAGTTTCTCTTCCACTTTGATTCCTGCGCACTTTCTATACTgtcctaaaaataaaataaacaaatactaaaaattaatctaaaaaaaatgcattttttttattattatgtcttTGTccttgttttatatatttattttatttttagcttATAAATATACTATCATGCACAGACCTTTCCTGATATCTGAAAATAGGGGtgcaacagttcaaattgttcaCGGTTCGATTTGTAGCACGGTTTTAGGCTCACGGattcggtacggttcggtataTGTTATGTTCAGGGAAAAAAGGACTacactgtcaaataaaaataatgaaaataagagcaaataatcaaactacaagcaacagcacaaatcaatacaatagagcaaagattcacataaaataaacagtgcttttcaggtatctaacagaaGTTTTCagatacaaaaaaatgaataaaataatcaaatataaaataactgcatgttatcttcactgtataaattaaataaagtacctccctgaaatgactttttgcaggttgggatgtctgcctaagccaggattaagccttagttcaattaggatatttaagttgcttttataaacgttcactagaaaaaaacattactggtgtgcatcttgagacaaaacaatggcacaatgacatattttaagatctgtcagtgcaagttgcaaacagctcaaacattcattttagtctaggactagcttaagccttgtctgtgaaactgagggatactgttacacatgctcTTTTCTCGACTGTTCACTCAAGACATAGCCGACTATGTTTGTTAGGATACTTGCCAaaacgggcatgttgacataatttttgtgtgaatttgccTGTTCAAACGCATGACTTGAAAGAGAATTCTGTATTTGCTCGATGTCTGAGAGTCCTCTTTCGCGTCTTGCTCTTGGTCGTTTAAATTAGCCAGACTTAAATGAGTTTATCTTAAATACAGATAGAAACGTGCGCTGTTCAGATCTCACCTGCACTCGTGCGCCATCAACACCCACGTGATGCCGCTGTAAATGACTGCTCGTATTCAAGCATAAGGCACTCGTAATGAACCAAGTTTGTCCATGCTTTTTCATCACCAAAGTTGTAACGTTTTGGGAACCCAGAATGCATAatcatcgactgaaacatacgtTACCTTAACATTGCTATTTTCAACAAACCAGATGTGTCGTCATTGAAATGAACTTCGGTGCAAGTGCGTgccgaaccgtaagtggagaatGGTACGGTTTGATTTTTTACAGAGAACTGTTACACCCCTAGCGTGTACACTAACAGATTGCGCTAAACCACGGGTCTTTCTCTTTAAACTTTTGCGATACATGTACAGCGGCACATCCTACGGGCTGCCAGACTTCATGCACCAGTGAAAAAAGCGCCGGAGCAACGCTGCCCTTTTTTCCTATGACTTTTCTCCTATGACTGCTAAAAGAAGTGTGTTTGTACCAATTCGGAGGGAAATTAGGGAAGATGGCATCCAGAATTTCCTTCTTTGGCCcggtcccaaatggcaccctaaaccctcacggtcttcctctgagtctGCACTTTTGTGACGTAATGCCGCTCTGACTGCCGGGTAAAGTGCTCTGCGTAGCTCACAGTCTTGCGGGCTCAGCAGAAGTGTGCATCGAGGGTGCAAAGGGGGCGCTCACAAACACCCTTCTTTAAGCTTAAATGacgaatgggacaccctacggtcttgtggacttaacgGACGCAGCAGCCATTGTgagtccacaagaccgaaagtgcacatcaagtgtgccatttgggacggGGCCTTTATCCTGCAACTCTAAAGGTCATTCTCAATCAGGGTGAACATAAAATGCTATTTTCTTCAGAGGAAGCGAGACATTTTCTCAGTTGCCATTCAGCTACTAACCCTCTGTGAACTTCAGCAGGACATTTTCTGTCTTTAATCGAAGAAGAGATGCTCTAACTTGTCAGGTGATTGTTCTTTTATAAAGTCTTCACttgacttgatttttttttttcacaaatattGAAACTCAGTTCACATTGTACTTCTTATTTCATGTTGGGTTGTGTGCTATGGTTTCTGCCAGGTTGTGAATTTTTcccttttattttttgaaacatagttatgttattttatgtatttctttttatttgtttatttatttgtaatatattttttaatgtatttcgaCGTACTTACTTGCCATTATGTCAGCACAGGGCCAGTGTTGGTGCTTCAGTAATGTGCAGGTTTCTGTTGACTCCACGGATCGTATTAGTTCATGGGAATGTAGTTATGTTTCTCCAAATGGTGATGGAAAGGGTTGGGGGTGGTTTAAGGGTAGACTCAAATGGCTTCTTTTTCTAAGTTGTACTTTGTTTTGTCAAGCAGCATTTCTATTTAATACCTTTGACTGagattaaagctgcagtctgtgatttttggccctctattggttaataaacagaactgcatgcgtcttgcggaagaacattgtagccggagctacttttctccttgtatgtctatggcgtgtcacgcagttactgtgatactctgcggcgggtcctaccagtccggtctgaaatagtcagaatataaacTCTTATTACAAGTGTACCACAATGaatcaggataagacaaaaacatggtttggaaaatggattcatgttgtacattctcattatataacttttgtaaattttgaacacaaaaaaagtttcagacagcagctttaatattCTAAGTTGCAATAATAATGGCCTTCATCAGCCGGTATGGCCCATCTGCCCGGTGCTATGAGCTGCTCATAGTGCTGGCTCTCCCGGGTGGGTGTCTCAAATCATACTGCTCTTTGTTTATCAGCCAGTAACAAAGACAAACGACTAGGCCTCTGAGATCAGAGCCCTGTCCTTTGGACAGCATGACAAATACACATAACCTTTACTGTGTGAACTCATAAACTATTAATCGGTAGAATTCGCTTTTCATTTTGAAGATAATTTCCACGCATTTATGTGCTTTAGGCATATCCCTTGCTGTAATTATGATTggcatatcatgaaaatgtcCCTATGGGCAACTTCTCTtgcaatttatttaaatactgcAATGAGAATTTGTAGGGATCCTCAGCTGACTGCACCTTTTACTAGCAACATCAAACAGCACATGAAGACGATGACGCTGGTGGCCTGCATAAGACTTTGACTTTGACTTTTAACTTGTGAAAGTAAAGTAACAAGCAGGCTTGATGACATAAAAGCTAATTGGCCTTGAAGGGAGTTCAATATTtcaaatttggaaaaaaaaaagcacaggaAGTGGGAGACCTCTTTTTTTGATGAAACATCTGTACTACAGTTGGTTTATCACTACTGATCTCACTAGATAACTAAAGATGGAAAATCTTATCtacaatatttaaatgtaaaatattattttacatttgaataataTTGCACATATTTTTCCAGGGTTCTATCACTGTTGGCCTTTAAATACTGCTGTTGAATTCAATActttgcagtttttcttttctgGTTGCTAATATGCTTTCTTCATGTGTTTAACAAAAATTACTTGTATTAACAATTATAAAACTGTCCACAAATCACTCCACGTCTAGTTCCAAAGTtcatacaatgttttttttcatcagatgttttatttattcaataaaatgaataaactaATATGGACTTTAACAAGTTAAAGACTAAGGGCCAGGGTAACCTAACCCAAAACTGATAGCTAAGCTTTGCCTTCAAGCCAGGGTTGATAACTAAAATGATTATTTGtataaacatttacaataaTGTTGAATACGTTTATTGTAATATACCTACTTCCATAGCTATCTATATATAAAAACTCTAATTTTGTTGCTTAAGCATTATTTTATTGATATGAAAATCACCTTTTTGAATATAAAAGACAAATGATCAGCATTTCACTGTGGACACTGGCCTGAACAATGACATGATGACAGGCCAGGGTAACCTAACCTCTACTGATATTTATGTTCAAATAAGTTGACTGAAGTCTTGTAAAATCTGATACTCATTTAAGGTTaaagttaataattaatacttGATCAGCAAGAAACTACTATAAAAGATCTGTTTCTCTGAGGAGCTCTTCACAAACCATCAGCCATGAGAGCTGTTGTGCTTGCCCTGACTGTAGCCCTAGTGGGTAAGTcaaagtatatttatatatttttctccttctctctctctctcttttttctttgctttgctTTAGGAAAACTTGTTTAGAAAATTAGAACCTCTTGAAAACCtactaaaaaataatatatatattttatttctatttcttttaGCAAGTCAACAGATAAACCTTGGTAAGTAATATGATTTggcaaattaattttaattggtAATTTTGACTGCCTTATTGCTTAGATAATGACCCTAACAATTGACTcaaatcaaaaatactgtacattttcAGTTCCTGAGTTTGCCCTTGATAAGACCTATGTGTACAAGTATGAGGCTCTGCTCTTGGGTGGTCTTCCTCAAGAAGGTCTGGCCAGAGCAGGTATAAAAGTCAGCAGCAAGGTTCACCTCACTGCCGTGACAGAAAACACCTTCCTGATGAAGGTAATgactattaaaaaacaaaaaggtcCCAGCTAGCCCCTACTATTACAAGGAATCGTACaatcaattaaatgaaaatgttcccTTACAGCTCATGGATCCTCTACTCCACGAGTATGCTGGCATTTGGCCCAAGGATCCATTTGTTCCTGCTACTAAGCTCACCTCAGCTCTGGCTGCTCAGCTTCAGATTCCCATCAAGTTTGAGTATACTAATGGTGTGGTTGGAAAGGTATTCGCCCCTGCAGGAGTCTCCCCTACAGTGCTGAACTTGCACAGAGGAATCCTCAACATCCTTCAGCTCAATCTCAAGAAGACCCAGAACATCTATGAGCTGCAAGAGGTGAAAAAGTACTCCTAGTATGTTTATGATCTATTTCTATAATTTGTTCTGCaatctatatatattttttttacttgtctTTCAAGGCTGGAGCTCAGGGAGTGTGCAGGACCCACTATGTCATCAGTGAGGATACAAAGGCCAACCACATTATTGTCACCAAGTCCAAGGATCTGAGCCACTGCCAAGAGAGAATCATGAAGGACATCGGCTTGGCATACACTGAGAAGTGTGCTGAATGCACAGAGGTAATGAAGAAGTCTGGGAAGAATTGAAATACTCAATATAATGAAAATGCCAAGAGTCAAATGTCACATACCTTTCTTTTAACAGCGGGTGAAGAGTCTGATTGAAACTGCATCTTACAACTACATCATGAAACCAGCTGCAGCCGGTGTACTGATCGCTGAAGCAACAGTTGAGGAAGTGCATCAGTTTTCACCCTTCAATGAGATCCATGGTGCTGCCCAGATGGAAGCAAAGTATGATTAGTCGTCTGTGAGATTTCTCttaaaatatgaactaaaaatattactaagaaatatatatatatatatatttttagacaAACCTTGGCTTTTGTTGAGATTGAGAAAACCCCAGTTGTTCCAATCAAAGCTGATTATTTGGCCCGTGGATCTCTGCAGTATGAGTTTGCAACTGAACTACTTCAGACCCCCATTCAACTCATGAAGATCAGTGATGCACCAGCACAGGTATAATACATTACCTAAAAACTTGATGATCTCCAAGTCAAAGCCCTTGTTCTATGATAAAGATGTCAACTGATCATTGCCTTTATTCTTTCTAGATTATTGAGGTCCTACAGCACTTGGTTGCCAACAATGTGGCCATGGTCCATGATGATGCTCCACTTAAGTTTGTTCAGCTCGTCCAGCTCCTGCGTGCTGCCACCTTGGAGAATACTGAAGCCATCTGGGCTCAGTTCAAGGACAAACCAGTTTACAGGTACAATTTGTGAGCAATAAGTTAATAGGAATATAATTCAagggcattttttttattatgaatatattttaaacaactaATCTGTTAGGCGCTGGCTTCTGGATGCTCTTCCTGCTGTTGGCACACCAGTCATTGTGAAATTAATCAAGGAGAAGTTCCTGGCTGGTGAACTTACCATTCCCGAGTTCATTCAGGCTCTTGTAATTGCTTTGCAAATGGTCACTGCTGATTTGGACACCATCCAGTTGACAGCTGTGAGTACATCTTACTATACtcaaaatgctgttcttcaaaTCTTacctaaattaaataaatcatttctgtattttgctGATCAGAGTTTGGCTTTGCACGAGAAAATCGCCACAATCCCAGCTCTTCGTGAAGTCGTCATGCTTGGATATGGTTCCATGATTGCCAAACACTGCGTTGCAGTTCCCACTTGTCCTGCTGAGCTCCTCAGGGTAAACACCTCGATCCCTTCAAAATTTCTGTTAGGAgtttaatctttaatatttatcTAAATGTATGTGCCTCAAACTCATTAGCCCATCCATGAGCTTGCTGCTGAAGCCATTTCCAAGAATGACATTCCTGAAATCACTTTGGCTCTGAAAGTTCTGGGCAATGCTGGTCACCCTGCTAGTCTCAAACCCATCATGAAGATCCTACCTGGATTGAGAACTGCAGCTACTTCTCTGCCTCTTAGAGTCCAGGTTGATGCCATCTTGGCCCTGAGGAACATTGCCAAGAAAGAACCCAAACTGGTAAGTGTAAGACTTcataggaaagaaaaaaaaacttttaaaatattatgcaCTTTGTCCTCCAATAACAAACTAAACTTATTCCCTCCCTTAGGTTCAGCCAGTGGCCCTGCAACTTGTATTGGACAGGGCTCTCCACCCAGAAGTGCGGATGGTTGCTGGTATTGTGTTGTTTGAGACAAAGCCCTCAGTGGCCCTCGTCTCAAGTCTTGCTGGTGCTTTGAAGACTGAGACTAACTTGCATGTTGCAAGCTTTGCTTATTCCCACATCAAGTCCTTGACCAGAATCACTGCTCCTGATATGGCAGCTGTGtaagaaaaacaaataatttctaattcattttactttattacatCAAATAAGCACAAGCCAGAGGTAATCATGGTTGTCCATTTCAGTGCTGGTGCAGCTAATGTTGCCATCAAGCTCATGAGCCGCAAGCTGGACAGGCTTAGCTTCCGTTTCAGCAGAGCCCTTCAGCTGGACTTCTACCATAGTGAGTTTTGCAATTTCATAAGAGAGGTCTTTTGTGTGTTTCTTAAGATATGTAAAAATAATCCCCACATATAATAAATCACATTAATTGTATTCTTACCTCTGTCCCTGTGCAGCTCCTCTTATGATTGGAGCTGCTGGTAGTGCCTACATGATCAATGATGCCGCCACCATCCTGCCCAGAGCTGTTGTAGCTAAAGCACGTGCTTATCTGGCTGGAGCTGCTGCTGATGTTCTTGAGGTGGGCAAACCAAGACCTTTTGAAGAAAATCTGATTCATggttttaaagtgttttcagTCTACAATTAGTTGATTCTTTCAAACAGATTGGTTTGAGAACTGAAGGAATCCAGGAGGCTCTTCTGCAATCTCCTGCTGCAGATGAAAGTGTTGATCGTATCACAAAGGTTAAGCGTACCCTGAGAGCAGTAAGTTTTCATGTCCAGTGTATTGTataattttgtacttttatgTATTACAAGCATaacatatatattaaaacatatctATAACTTCTCTGTTTTAATTATTCAAGCTTGCAAACTGGAAGGCCTTGCCAACCAATCAGCCACTGGCTTCAGCCTACATCAAATTATTTGGACAAGAAGTGGCTTATTTAAACATTGACAAGACCGTCATTGAAGAAGCAATACCGGTACTGTTTAAATCTCCTCTCTCATTACTATATTTTTTTGAGATCTGCCTCACAAATAATTATCACAATTAGAATTAAAATTCTCATAAACACTATTCTCAGCTTGCCACTGGACCCAAACCACGTGAACTGTTGAAGGGTGCCCTGAAAGCTTTGCAGGAAGGAATTGCCTTTCAGTACGCCAGACCCCTGCTTGCAGCTGAAGTGCGTCGTATCTTGCCAACAGCACTTGGTCTGCCCATGGAGCTCAGTTTGtacactgctgctgttgctgctgcaaGCCTCAATGGTACCTTTGTTTTCTTAGAATTTTTTATCTGTTCCTTGGATATGAGGGTGTCACTTCTAAGTTTGATGTTGTTCTGTTCACCCTTCTAGTAAAGGCCACCATTACACCTCCTCTCCCTGAGCAGATTGAGACCATGACTCTTGAGCAGCTGAAGAAGACTGATGTTCAACTCCAAGCTGAAGCAAGACCAAGGTACACTTTTGCAGCTACAATCATGAAGATGGGATGTAAAATGCACAACAACAGTTTTACAAACAATCTCCCTTATTCTTATTTCAGTGTTGCTCTCCAGACCTTTGCTGTGATGGGAGTGAATACTGCCTTGATCCAAGCTGCTGTTATGGCGAGAGGAAAGATCCGTACAATTGCCCCTGGAAAAGTGGCTGCAAGAGCAGACATTCTGAAGGGCAACTACAAGGTGGAGGCTCTGTCTGTTGAGCTTCCTGAACACATTGCTGCTGTGAGGTAATGCAATCTTACTCAGTCCTGTGTAGCAAGCATTTTGAATCAGTTCAAAGGGTTTATGAAAGTGAAATATGACCCACCTTTTGCTTGTTCCTACAGCTTTGAGACTCTTGCTGTGGTCAGAAATATTGAAGATCCCACCGCTGAGAGGATTGTTCCCTTAGTACCGGAGTTGGCTGTGCAAAATGCCCAGACTCCTGCTGATTATTTGGTAAAATTTGAACATACATGATGGATATGTGTTAGTATGCTAAGCATTAATTTTCTTCAAGTTTTAAAATGACAAGTCTTAATATAATACTTAATTTTCTTTCCAGTCCTCCGAGACACCAGATGAGACTCCTGTGAGAGCTACTGCTCCATTTCACAAGACTCTCTGTCTTGCTGTCCCATACATTGAAATCAAGGGGTGCATTGAATTGCACTCTCACAACGCTGCTTTTATCAAAAATGCTCCTCTCTTCTACATAATTGGACAGCACTCAGCTCGTGCTGCAGTGTCAAGAGGTATTCTTAAAGAgaagattaaattaattaaactaaAGTATTTTTAGATTAAATGCTAAGTGTTTGTCATTTTGGCTTTAGCTGAAGGTCCTGCAGTTGAAAGATTGGAGCTTGAAGTCCAAGTTGGTCCGAGAGCTGCTGAGAGGCTCCTTAAGCGAATCAACCTCATTGATGAGGAGACTCCAGAAGGAAAGGCCTTCTTGTTGAAACTGAGGGAAATCCTGGAGACTGAAGATAAAAATGTGCCCGTCTCTTCtgaaagcagcagcagcagcagcagcagccgcATCATCAGCAGTTCAAGCTCCTCCATGTCCAGCTCTCGTGTGTCTGAGGTGAGAATATGGAATGTAGCATGTTGGTGTGGTAGTAGAACTCACCAATAGtatcatttttttctgtaacaaaAATTTAAATCGTCACAGAgctactgggataaaagtttagaGTTCGGAATTAAACATTATCTATGATAacgatcaaaatagagcaaattatcttttaaaagtaacttgatACTTCAAATAAGGATTGTATTACTACATTGATACATctgtaggtggcgacaagtgactgttaaaaaatgtatttgtagttgaatcattcattcaagagtttcttttaaaaaaattctgattaaattttttatggataaatgactgaatcattcattaaaacattttttaaaaaaattaggtagtcataaatgtttatttatttacattgagTAATTTTATATTTCAGACTGCCACCATCATGGAGCCTTTCAAGAAGTTCCACAAAGATCGGGTAACTACTAAaactaattttattaatattgttcTCAAATCTGGCCCTCAaggtccactttcctgcagagtttagctccaaccccaatcaaACACAAtggaacaagctaatcaaggtcttcagaatTACTAGAAAGTTATAGACAGATGAGActgatcagggttggagctaatcTCTACAGGAAGGACTCTACCTTAGAGGTCAGAGTTGAGAATtcctgatttagatcatcaaatatttattatgtCTATATTAAATTGCTTGCAGTACTTGGCACCCCATGGCGCATCAAAGGCAAAAAGCAGTGGAAGCGCTGCATCTAGCTTTGAGGCTATCCAGAAACAGGTGAATCAATTAGTGTCatttgtttgttcataacttaaAACCCAAAGATgacattttaaactaaaatttgCTTGAATTGAATATGGTTTATGTTTTCAGGCTAAGTTCCTCGGAAATGCTCTTCCACCTGTTTTTGCTGTCATTGCCCGTGCTGTGAGAGTTGACCACAAGCTGCTGGGCTACCAACTTGCAGCTTACTTTGACAAGCCAACCGCAAGAGTGCAGCTCGTCATTTCCTCCATCGCTGAAAATGACAACCTGAAGATCTGTGCTGATGGTGCCCTGCTGAGCAAGCACAAAGTCACTGTAAGATCGAAAAGATttgtgtgatttaaaaaaaaaaatattaaaattattttttagaacaattatcaaaataaatttttcaAGTGAAATAATTGACATCAATATCATCCTTTGAACACAAATGTCCTTTTTCAGGCCAAGGTTGCTTGGGGTCCAGAATGCCAACAGTATGCAGTCACTGCTAAAGCTGAAGCCGGTGTCCTGGGCGAATTCCCTGCTGCACGTCTAGAGCTGGAATGGGAGAGGCTGCCACTAATCGTCACCACCTATGCCAAAAAGTAATGTTCAGAAACACTGAGTGACAAATGAATAGTGTAAAAAATGGCACTTGTTTAATCTTTGTGCATTCCTTCACAACTAGGCTGTCTAAGCACATCCCTATGGCGGCTCTCCAGGCAGGCTTTAGACTTGAAAGAGCAACAAACAGTGAGAAAGAGATTGAACTGACTGCAGCCTTGCCAACTCAGAGATCCTTGAATGTCATTGCTAGGATTCCAGAGGTGAAATATTTTTCCTTTAAATTATGACTCACACGGTGATATAATAAGAAAATACaactaattattttatttttgtttctgcTGCTCTAGATGACTCTGTCAAGGATGGCTATTCCTCTCCCTGTCGCTGTTCCCATCAATCCAGATGGAACTCTTACCATTCATATTGATGAGGACATTCTCTCCTGGATCCAAAAACATATCAAGGaagaattacattttacattttcttaagAAAATGTGAGCGATGTGGAATTGATTATGCAGAAAGCGGACTTGATTGTTCTATGACAGTTTAATTGAAAATGACCACTGTTGAAATGCAAGTAACACTAATAAACTCCCTGCAAGTTACTGATGTATGAATTGCTTTAATTTCATTGTAAAGTATAGAattgtttttgttaaattacgTTATTGAATAtccttcaaataattaaaacattcaACACATTATGTTAAataatatcacaaaaaaaattcataaaacacttttagGAAGAGACTACAAAAATTATTAACGTGCATGGTTTTCTGTATAACGTCATGACACTGGTTACtataaattagaaatatttgaaaaatatattcttACGGATCTTCAAACCATGCAATGCTATTTGTTTCCATCAAAACATTCAGCTTAAGTCATTAGATAATATTTTTACTTAAGCAGATAACCTCATAATGAAGTCgattaacaaatattttttcaaaagatgGCAAGAACAGGAAAACTACACTAAACATGCACACAACATGCAAAACATCATACAGTACATCTTTTGCAAATGCAAACATTAAATGGTGTTTTTGCATAGCAACTCTACACACAAACCATCAAATGATTAGCCATATACACTTCAAACAGATGTGAAAAATGTTACATGTGGCTTTTTCTTGTTCAGTGTGCATTGGAGTGCACAGGAGTTTGTCATAGCACTCACACGTAAATGTGCACAAATCCACAGTATGTACAGTGTGTATGCACAATTGATGAACTTTAGTTACTGACCTGAACTGAATCAgcactgaatttacttaagctgTATAAACACTATAGGCTTGTTAGAGCTGCTAACAGAAGAAATTGAATTTGTTATCGTGAAGCTGccttgaaacaatctgtattgtataaagcgctatagaaataaaggtgacttgactgaATGTGCAAATTcagtatatatttacaaaataagtgaaaaaatattgttatttattGATCTAAGTGATCAAattagcacaaaaattctttttgcatacaaaaccagagactgctcgtttaagcatcatttaaacgtttccaacaaataaatgaatcgacGTTTCTCAGTGTGTTGATCACATAGatttacactgcgttccaaattattatgcaagagacaaatcagtaagatttctgtacaataaacattcagattttagtttttctaagaaaatgtttgttcgtttatttatccatgtctttttagata
This genomic stretch from Megalobrama amblycephala isolate DHTTF-2021 linkage group LG2, ASM1881202v1, whole genome shotgun sequence harbors:
- the LOC125252639 gene encoding vitellogenin-like; this translates as MRAVVLALTVALVASQQINLVPEFALDKTYVYKYEALLLGGLPQEGLARAGIKVSSKVHLTAVTENTFLMKLMDPLLHEYAGIWPKDPFVPATKLTSALAAQLQIPIKFEYTNGVVGKVFAPAGVSPTVLNLHRGILNILQLNLKKTQNIYELQEAGAQGVCRTHYVISEDTKANHIIVTKSKDLSHCQERIMKDIGLAYTEKCAECTERVKSLIETASYNYIMKPAAAGVLIAEATVEEVHQFSPFNEIHGAAQMEAKQTLAFVEIEKTPVVPIKADYLARGSLQYEFATELLQTPIQLMKISDAPAQIIEVLQHLVANNVAMVHDDAPLKFVQLVQLLRAATLENTEAIWAQFKDKPVYRRWLLDALPAVGTPVIVKLIKEKFLAGELTIPEFIQALVIALQMVTADLDTIQLTASLALHEKIATIPALREVVMLGYGSMIAKHCVAVPTCPAELLRPIHELAAEAISKNDIPEITLALKVLGNAGHPASLKPIMKILPGLRTAATSLPLRVQVDAILALRNIAKKEPKLVQPVALQLVLDRALHPEVRMVAGIVLFETKPSVALVSSLAGALKTETNLHVASFAYSHIKSLTRITAPDMAAVAGAANVAIKLMSRKLDRLSFRFSRALQLDFYHTPLMIGAAGSAYMINDAATILPRAVVAKARAYLAGAAADVLEIGLRTEGIQEALLQSPAADESVDRITKVKRTLRALANWKALPTNQPLASAYIKLFGQEVAYLNIDKTVIEEAIPLATGPKPRELLKGALKALQEGIAFQYARPLLAAEVRRILPTALGLPMELSLYTAAVAAASLNVKATITPPLPEQIETMTLEQLKKTDVQLQAEARPSVALQTFAVMGVNTALIQAAVMARGKIRTIAPGKVAARADILKGNYKVEALSVELPEHIAAVSFETLAVVRNIEDPTAERIVPLVPELAVQNAQTPADYLSSETPDETPVRATAPFHKTLCLAVPYIEIKGCIELHSHNAAFIKNAPLFYIIGQHSARAAVSRAEGPAVERLELEVQVGPRAAERLLKRINLIDEETPEGKAFLLKLREILETEDKNVPVSSESSSSSSSSRIISSSSSSMSSSRVSETATIMEPFKKFHKDRYLAPHGASKAKSSGSAASSFEAIQKQAKFLGNALPPVFAVIARAVRVDHKLLGYQLAAYFDKPTARVQLVISSIAENDNLKICADGALLSKHKVTAKVAWGPECQQYAVTAKAEAGVLGEFPAARLELEWERLPLIVTTYAKKLSKHIPMAALQAGFRLERATNSEKEIELTAALPTQRSLNVIARIPEMTLSRMAIPLPVAVPINPDGTLTIHIDEDILSWIQKHIKEELHFTFS